From Nocardioides faecalis:
CAGCCCGATCAGACCGATCCCCGACCGCAGGCCCAGGCCGACACCACAGGCCAGGCCCCGGACACCGACGCCGCTACGTCGCTGCTCGCCCGGGAGTGGTCCGCCGTCGTCGCCGACCTGCAGGTGCACCAGCGCGCATGGCTGCAGGCGAGCCGGCCGGTCACCATGCACGGCACCACCGCCATCGTCGCGGTCCCCGACGACTTCACCCGCAAGCGCCTCGAGGGCCGGCTGCGCGGACAGCTGGAGGACGCGCTCACCGAGCGGTTCGGCCAAGAGGTCCAGCTCGCGGTCACCGTCGACACGACCCTGCGCCACGACGAGCCGTTCGAGGGAGGCTCCTACAACCAGGACGCCTACGACGGCGGCGAGGCCGGGTCGAGCACTGATCGACACAGCGACATGTCGACAAATCGACACGTCGACTCATCGACGTACGACGCCCCGGTCGCGCCGAAGGGCGTCCCGACCGGCTACGACGCCGCGTTCACGCCGCCCGACCTCGACGCCGCGAACGCAGCCGGGCCGTCGGCGACCAACACCGGCGAGACGCGGCTGAACCCCAAGTACACCTTCGAGACCTTCGTGATCGGCTCCTCGAACCGGTTCCCGCACGCGGCCGCGGTCGCGGTGAGCGAGGCGCCCGGCAAGAGCTACAACCCGCTGCTGATCTACGGAGAGTCCGGGCTGGGCAAGACCCACCTGCTGCACGCGATCGGTCACTACGTGCGCACGATCTACTCCGGCTCCAAGGTGCGCTACGTCTCCAGCGAGGAGTTCACCAACGAGTTCATCAACGCGATCCGCGACGACCGCCAGGACCGGTTCAAGCGGAAGTACCGCGAGGTGGACGTCCTGCTGATCGACGACATCCAGTTCCTGGCGGGCAAGACCCAGACCCAGGAGGAGTTCTTCCACACCTTCAACACGCTGCACAACGCGAACAAGCAGATCGTGCTGACCTCCGACCGGCCGCCGAAGCTGCTCGAGGCGCTGGAGGACCGGTTGCGCAACCGGTTCGAGTGGGGCCTGATCACCGACGTGCAGGCACCCGACCTCGAGACGCGGATCGCGATCCTGCGCAAGAAGGCGGCGATGGACCGGCTGACCGCGCCCTCGGACGTGCTGGAGTTCATCGCCAGCAAGATCCAGACGAACATCCGCGAGCTCGAGGGCGCACTGATCCGGGTGACCGCGTTCGCCAACCTCAACCGCCAGGACGTCGACATGACGCTGGCCGAGATCGTGCTGAAGGACCTGATCCCCGACGGCGGCGAGCCGGAGATCACCGCTCCGCTGATCATCGCGCAGACGGCGGCGTACTTCGGGCTCTCCATCGAGGAGCTCACCGGGCCCAGCCGCGGCCGGCACCTGGTGATGGCGCGTCAGATCGCGATGTACCTGTGCCGCGAGCTGACCGGGCTGTCGCTGCCGAAGATCGGCGCCCAGTTCGGCAACCGCGACCACACCACCGTCATGTACGCCGAGCGCAAGATCAACCAGCTCCTCGGTGAGCGGCGAGCGGTCTTCAACCAGGTCTCCGAGCTGACCAACCGGGTCAAGATGCAGGCGCGTCAGGGGTGAGCGCCGCGCCGCCGGGGGGTGCTCTGGTGTTGTTCCTTCCGGGTCCGGTCGCTGTGCGGCCGGGCCCGGACGCCTTTTTCTTGTGCTTCCACCGGCCCGTGCACAGCTGTGGAAAACCATGGGCAATTAGTGCGAACTACACGGGGAGGATTCCGTGGACCCACCGGTACGGGCATCCCCAACCGGCTTCGCGTCCACAGGGCGCCGTAGTTCGCACGGACTTAGTCCACAGGCGTTGTCCACTGAAAAAGCGGGGCTGACCTGCACGATCACTAGTTGTCCACAGTTTCCACCGAACCTATTGCTACTCCGGAATGACAATTGGATCGATCCTCCGTCGAACTCCTCCGGGCCCTCGACCTGTGGACGAACCCCCCTGATCCGGTCCCGCGGATGCGGTGCTCGTCGCATCCGCGGCAGCGTGTGTGTGCCGGTTGCCGGTGCGGGCCGATCGAATGACATGGCAGGATGCACTCCCACACGGGCGCAGGCTCTGGACTTGTCATTCGGCGGTCCGGGTCGAGGTGGTCGAGCCCGCACCCATCGAAGTGAGAGGTACGACGTGAAGTTCCGTGTCGACCGTGACGTCCTGGCCGACGCCGTTGCCTGGGCTGCCCGCAGCCTGCCGGTGCGTCCCAGCGCGCCCGTCCTCGCCGGCCTGCTGATCGAGGCGAGCGACGAGGGCCTGGTGCTGTCGACGTTCGACTACGAGACCTCCGCACGGGCCACGCTGGCCGCCGACGTCAGCGACGAGGGCAAGGCCCTGGTCAGCGGCCGGCTGCTCGCCGACATCTGCCGCAGCCTGCCGAACAAGCCCGTCGACCTCGCCCTCGACGGCTCCCGGGTGTCGCTGACCTGCGGCTCGTCGCGGTTCTCCCTGCAGACGCTGCCCGTCGACGACTACCCGACGATCCCGGAGATGCCGGCCGCGACGGGCACCGTCTCCAGCGCCGCCTTCGCCCACGCCGTCGCCCAGGCGGTCACCGCCGCCGGCCGCGACGACATGCTCCCGGTGCTCACCGGCGTGCGGGTCGAGATCGAGGGCGACACCATCGCGTTGCTCGCCACCGACCGGTTCCGGCTCTCCCAGCGCGAGCTGACCTGGAACCCGGGCACCCCGGACGCCTCCGTCGCCGCGCTGGTGCCGGCGAAGGTGCTCGGCGACACGGCGAAGTCGTTGGCCTCCGGCGAGGAGATCACCATCGCGCTGTCCGCCTCGGGCACCGGCGACGGCATCATCGGCTTCGAGGGCACCGGCCCCGGCGGCGTACGACGCACCACCACCCGGCTGCTCGACGGCGAGTTCCCGAAGGTCCGCAGCCTCTTCCCGACCGAGAAGGTCACCGTCGCGCGCATCGACCGCGCCGAGCTGATCGACTCGATCAAGCGCGTCTCGCTGGTCGCCGACCGCAACACCGCCGTCCAGCTCGCCTTCGGCGACGGCCAGCTCACGCTCGACGCCGGCTCCGGCGACGACGCGCAGGCCACCGAGTCGGTGCCCGCCGACATCGACGGCGAGGAGCTGGTCACCGGCTTCAACCCGGCGTTCCTGCTCGACGGGCTCGGCGCCATCGACGAGCCGGTCGTCGAGCTCGCCTTCACCCAGGCCTCCAAGCCCGTGGTGATCAGCGGCACCGGGGACGACGCCGGTGACGGCGGCTCGTTCCGCTACCTGCTGATGCCGCGCCGCCTGCTCTCCTGACCCGCGCCCGACCCCACCCGCGCCGAGGCGCGGGCGTGGCGAGGCTTCCGCTCGTCACCGGCTGCCCACTAGCGTCGACCTCGACTCGCCGTAGGACAGGGCCCACGAGGAACGGGAGCGCGCATGCACATCGGACTGGTCGGACTCGGCAAGATGGGTGGCAACATGCGCACCCGGCTGCGCAACGCCGGGCACACGGTGGTCGGCTACGACCGCAACCCCGACCTCAGTGACGCCGAGAGCCTGGCCGCGATGGTCGAGGCGCTGCCCTCGCCCAAGGTGGTGTGGGTGATGGTGCCCTCGGGCGAGCCGACCCGGGCCACGATCGCCGACCTGCGCGAGCTGCTCGGCGAGGGCGACCTGGTCGTCGACGGCGGCAACTCCAAGTACACCGACGACGCCGAGAACGCCGCGTCGCTGGCGGAGAAGGGCATCGGCTTCGTCGACTGCGGCGTCTCCGGCGGGGTGTGGGGCCTGGAGAACGGCTACGCGCTCATGTACGGCGGCTCGGTGGAGGACGTCGCCAAGGTCCAGCCCGCCTTCGACGCGCTCAAGCCGGACGAGGGCGGCATCGTGCACGCCGGCACCTCCCCGGGCGCGGGGCACTTCGCCAAGATGGTCCACAACGGCATCGAGTACGCGATGATGCAGGCCTACGCCGAGGGCTGGGAGCTGCTCGAGAAGGTCGACCTCGTCGACAACGTGCCCGAGATCTTCGAATCCTGGCGCCACGGCACCGTGATCCGCTCCTGGCTGCTGGACCTGCTCACCGAGGCGATCGAGGCGGACACCCACCTGGACCAGGTCCGCGGCTACGCCGAGGACTCCGGTGAGGGACGGTGGACGGTGCAGGCGGCGATCGACAACGCCGTACCGGTGCACGTCATCGCCGCCTCGCTGTTCGCCCGGTTCACCTCGCGCCAGGACGACAGCCCGGCGATGAAGGCGATCGCGGCGATGCGCAACCAGTTCGGTGGCCACGCCGTGCACACCGAGCCGCCCCCGGGCGGCGAGGCCAACCCGGATCTCTGAACCCGGATCGTCTGAGGCTGGTCGTCCGGATCGGAGCGGTTCAGCTCAGAGCGCGAGCACCGCGCGGACGAGCGAGAAGGACAGCCAGGCCGCGACGAGACCGATCGCGACCGGGTGGCGCACCAGCCGGTCCAACGACGGCGGCCGGGTGCGGCGCAGCCGCGCGCGCAGCACCAGCACCGCCAGGGTGAGCACCGTGGCCGCAGCGACGGCTCCGAAGGGGTGGGCGAGGAACGAGTCCTGCCACCAGCCGTGGGTGAGGTAGACCCATGAGCGGGTCATGCCGCAGCCCGGGCACGGCAGCCCGGTGAGACGGCGGAACGGGCACAGGACCGGCCCGTCCTCGATGGAGTACGGCGAGAGCAGCGCCCCGACGCCCAGCCCGAGCACCCCGAGCACGGCGACCGCCTCCGCGCTCCCCAGACGGGGGCGGATGGGAGGCAGGTCGCCGGCGGGGCGGCGGAGCAGGGTGCTCATCGTCGTACCGGGGGAGGCGGTGCTCAGCGCAGCGGCCGGCCCTGGGCGTCGGGAAGCTTGCGCATCGCGATCAGGATCAGGTCGATGATCGACCACACGCCGCAGCCGCCGCAGGTCAGCAGCTTGGCGATGCCCAGGCCGGTCTGGCCCAGGTAGAACCGGTCGATGCCGAACCCGCCGAGGAACAGCGAGATCAGCAGCGTGGTCAGCCACTCCTTGTCGGAGTACAGCCCGGGGACGTCGCGCGCGGAGAAGTACTGCTGGCTGTCGGCGGTGCGCACCGCGGTGTCGGGCTTGATCTGGCCGGAGATCGCCTGCTGGGCGAGGCTGGCGTAGTCGATCGGGCCGTACTCCTGGCCCAGCACGTTGATGTAGAACGGGCCGGCGGCGGCGTTGCCGTAGGAGCCGGCGTAGGGCTGGGAGGGGTCGTAGTGCTGGCCGCCGTAGGGCTGGCCGGGCTGGCCGCCGTAGGGCTGGCCGGAGGGCTGGTTGGAGGAGCCGGACTGACCGTAGGGGTCCGGCTGGTCGCCGTAGGGCGGGTTGGGTGGTTGCGTCATGGGACGCAGCCTAGGCTTGGCGGCGCGCGTCGAAACATCGTGCGTACGTCGTGCGAGACATCGTGGAGGAGGTTGCCCATGCATGTCGCGCACCTCCAGCTGCACGACTTCCGCAGCTATCCGGCCGTCGACGTCGCCCTGGAGCCCGGTGTCAACGTGTTCGTGGGCAGCAACGGCCAGGGCAAGACGAACCTCGTCGAGGCGATCGACTACCTCTCCCGGCTCTCCTCGCACCGCGTCGCCACCGACGCCCCGCTGATCCGCGCCGGCGCGAACCAGGCGGTCGTGCGGGCCGCCGTGGTGCGCGAGGGCAGGACAGCGACGCTGGAGGTCGAGCTCAACCCCGGCCGCGCCAACCGGGCCCGGGTCAACCGCTCGCCGCTGCCGCGGGTGCGCGACCTGGCCGGCATCGTGCGCACGGTCGTGTTCAGCCCCGAGGACCTCGCCCTGGTCAAGGGCGACCCCGGTCAGCGCCGGCGCTTCCTCGACGACCTCCTCGTGCTCCGCACCCCGCGGATGGCCGGGGTCATCGCCGACTACGAGCGTGCGCTGAAGCAGCGCAACTCCCTGCTCAAGACGATGTACGCCGCCCGCGGCTCCGCACGCGAGGCCGCCCTGGCCACGTTGTCGGTGTGGGACGAGGCCCTGGTGCGCGCGGGCACCGAGCTGCTCCGCGCCCGGCAGGCGCTGGCCGCCGACCTGGCGCCGTACCTGGGCAAGGCGTACGAGT
This genomic window contains:
- the dnaA gene encoding chromosomal replication initiator protein DnaA, which translates into the protein MLAREWSAVVADLQVHQRAWLQASRPVTMHGTTAIVAVPDDFTRKRLEGRLRGQLEDALTERFGQEVQLAVTVDTTLRHDEPFEGGSYNQDAYDGGEAGSSTDRHSDMSTNRHVDSSTYDAPVAPKGVPTGYDAAFTPPDLDAANAAGPSATNTGETRLNPKYTFETFVIGSSNRFPHAAAVAVSEAPGKSYNPLLIYGESGLGKTHLLHAIGHYVRTIYSGSKVRYVSSEEFTNEFINAIRDDRQDRFKRKYREVDVLLIDDIQFLAGKTQTQEEFFHTFNTLHNANKQIVLTSDRPPKLLEALEDRLRNRFEWGLITDVQAPDLETRIAILRKKAAMDRLTAPSDVLEFIASKIQTNIRELEGALIRVTAFANLNRQDVDMTLAEIVLKDLIPDGGEPEITAPLIIAQTAAYFGLSIEELTGPSRGRHLVMARQIAMYLCRELTGLSLPKIGAQFGNRDHTTVMYAERKINQLLGERRAVFNQVSELTNRVKMQARQG
- the dnaN gene encoding DNA polymerase III subunit beta, whose product is MKFRVDRDVLADAVAWAARSLPVRPSAPVLAGLLIEASDEGLVLSTFDYETSARATLAADVSDEGKALVSGRLLADICRSLPNKPVDLALDGSRVSLTCGSSRFSLQTLPVDDYPTIPEMPAATGTVSSAAFAHAVAQAVTAAGRDDMLPVLTGVRVEIEGDTIALLATDRFRLSQRELTWNPGTPDASVAALVPAKVLGDTAKSLASGEEITIALSASGTGDGIIGFEGTGPGGVRRTTTRLLDGEFPKVRSLFPTEKVTVARIDRAELIDSIKRVSLVADRNTAVQLAFGDGQLTLDAGSGDDAQATESVPADIDGEELVTGFNPAFLLDGLGAIDEPVVELAFTQASKPVVISGTGDDAGDGGSFRYLLMPRRLLS
- the gnd gene encoding phosphogluconate dehydrogenase (NAD(+)-dependent, decarboxylating); the encoded protein is MHIGLVGLGKMGGNMRTRLRNAGHTVVGYDRNPDLSDAESLAAMVEALPSPKVVWVMVPSGEPTRATIADLRELLGEGDLVVDGGNSKYTDDAENAASLAEKGIGFVDCGVSGGVWGLENGYALMYGGSVEDVAKVQPAFDALKPDEGGIVHAGTSPGAGHFAKMVHNGIEYAMMQAYAEGWELLEKVDLVDNVPEIFESWRHGTVIRSWLLDLLTEAIEADTHLDQVRGYAEDSGEGRWTVQAAIDNAVPVHVIAASLFARFTSRQDDSPAMKAIAAMRNQFGGHAVHTEPPPGGEANPDL
- a CDS encoding DUF2752 domain-containing protein, giving the protein MSTLLRRPAGDLPPIRPRLGSAEAVAVLGVLGLGVGALLSPYSIEDGPVLCPFRRLTGLPCPGCGMTRSWVYLTHGWWQDSFLAHPFGAVAAATVLTLAVLVLRARLRRTRPPSLDRLVRHPVAIGLVAAWLSFSLVRAVLAL
- a CDS encoding NINE protein is translated as MTQPPNPPYGDQPDPYGQSGSSNQPSGQPYGGQPGQPYGGQHYDPSQPYAGSYGNAAAGPFYINVLGQEYGPIDYASLAQQAISGQIKPDTAVRTADSQQYFSARDVPGLYSDKEWLTTLLISLFLGGFGIDRFYLGQTGLGIAKLLTCGGCGVWSIIDLILIAMRKLPDAQGRPLR
- the recF gene encoding DNA replication/repair protein RecF (All proteins in this family for which functions are known are DNA-binding proteins that assist the filamentation of RecA onto DNA for the initiation of recombination or recombinational repair.) — its product is MHVAHLQLHDFRSYPAVDVALEPGVNVFVGSNGQGKTNLVEAIDYLSRLSSHRVATDAPLIRAGANQAVVRAAVVREGRTATLEVELNPGRANRARVNRSPLPRVRDLAGIVRTVVFSPEDLALVKGDPGQRRRFLDDLLVLRTPRMAGVIADYERALKQRNSLLKTMYAARGSAREAALATLSVWDEALVRAGTELLRARQALAADLAPYLGKAYESVARGASRDDARLEYAANVLPQADPDDPDADPLVTGFRAELARRQSDEIGRGVTLVGPHRDDLVLTLGPGDEARLPVRGYASHGESWSFALALRLASYDLLRADGDDPILILDDVFAELDRDRRTQLAELVAGAEQVLVTAAVAADVPEQLRGATFIVEAGEVRRA